attacatgtgTGAAAAACTGATGTTTAAAAACCCCAATGGAACTTTATGGTCTTTCAGAACTGCTTATAAAAAACAGAAAGCAGCAATATACTGATACAGTAGGGCAGGTAGAACCACCACATcccaaacatgcagacagccaaactgatgGAGGAGCAATTGCACAGGTGCAATGATCAACAGCCACTTACACACTTTCCTTGTATTGGGAGGGGGTGGAAGTTGCTTAACAGTATTtctgcagaaaaaagggcatgtacagggtgtcaggccacacagtacgtgtagtgcaccatgtaggcttacaacccattaatgatgccatatttcaatccggcgggttgccctgtaccCCCATAGGTGACCCACACTAAAACCAGCACCCACAGCGTTCAAAGCCGCATTGCATGTTActaatacaaggtattggttaatattttggacaaaatacatataagctcacaacccacgtcaagggtccttgctTACGGTGAATCCCTACACGAATATCAATCAAAATTTATATAAGAAaggtatgtgagtggttgttcatcagtaccttgcacctgtgcaacgctcctccatttagcagtttggcgGTCTGCATGTTACATATCTATGCTGTAAGGGAACTGAGCGCTCCCTTTTCTTGAGAGCTTGGGTTATACACAGTAAGCAACCTAAACGTGCAGAGCTGCAACCTAAAGTATAGGTGATGAACAGAGCAGCCTACGGCTTCATGCACACGtgaggatttttgctgcagaatccagagcgggcgtccacctccggattccgcagtcataaccctccatagcatgctatggaaaaacaattcttcatgcacatgagcggaaaccaattgcggtttccactcatggatgtaaaaaaaagaaaagaaaatcgcagcatgctccattttattgcgGATCCCGCACGGATGTCTCCCGtagcagtcaatagaagccttcCGACCCACCGTCCGTCTGCAGTTGACACTGCGGACGGACCACAGATtccgcaggagatttaaaaaaaaaacaaaactgtactacGCACATGTGCTGGTTCAACGGcaggcacatgtgcagtacagaagaaagaagacacggaCAGGTACCCAGGGGACACCGGCATGGgcagattccgtgcgggattccccatgcagaatccgtgcatgccatggacatgaggccaaaggccggctttacatggacatatgtgcaattgtgcatgccttagtgttaggcctcatgtccacgggtttaaaatctgcagcgtttttctcacacgcagatccgcgccccataggcatgcattggacacccgcaggtagttaaatacctgcggatataatttttcccgtcaggcgctgatccgtgtgggggaaaaaaaaatggacatgcgcCGGaagatgcggttcttcccttcttcgcggccggatatactttcttcggcccggcggatgtgcccgacaCGCCGCCGAtgtgccaagcacatccaccgggctgaagaaagaagatccggccgcaaaggaaggaagatccgcatcgtccggagcaggtgagtttattctgatttttaggcttcatgtccgcggggcaggagggacccgctccggattctacatgaagaatccacggcggccttgatttttccagtggacatgaggccttagattttTGTGCTATAAACAAATTTTTAGCAGGGAGCAGAACACACACCCCAATTGAAATtgctaatttgtctaatgagttccagatgtgttcattttACCGCGGAATTATACAGtgcttcacacatctccttgaggcctcatgtccacagggaaaatcaggcctgctacggattctccatggagaatccgcagcgggtccctcctgccccgtggacatgagggctgaaaataagaataaacataaatgtgaacgaacccattggaatTCTCTGTGTATGCGCAAATTTAAGTGAGCACAAATACGGCCATTTGAACCTGGTTTATGCCTTGCATGTactagaaaatgttttttttttctcggatTCCTAATCATGGCCGtgccaaaaagaaatcatacagcAGTGACATGTTAAAAAGGACAACTCCAATGTAATGTTAACGATAGCACATTCCATCAATCCGTTCCCAGGATAGATTCATAAGGAGACAAGTAGCAGAAATTAAAATCACAGGAgcggttttatttttatattcttCAATATTAATTTAcaagttttttggggggttttttgcacaaaaataaatataaaaacctGTCAGATTTTACAGCATATTTATACAAGACCGTGACGTAGGCGCTCATATATAAACCAAAGAGTCCTAAGATGCAATGCAGAACATGGATGTCCATATCATGTACTGAGATATAAATGACGACCTCGATCAGGGGGGGTATTTGCCACCATAAAGtccatttcttctttttttttaaaaatgcgtaAGGTTTGTCTGAACCAGATACAAAACCCAAGAAATGTGAGAGTGGTAAGAGTTCACTGTGAACAGAAAAAACAGACATGCAAATGAGAAAGGTATGACTTACCCGATCCTGAAATATGTCATACATACAAACGAtatacaccaatcagccataacattaaagagGTACTACCAAGACAGCGATCTATCACCTATCCATACACTTCATTCGGACGACTAGAGATTGCATCGCTCAAGCGCTCGGCTATCTCTATTGGTCCCACTACAGTGAATGACCTTGAGGCGTGTATCTGCAGCCTCTGCTGCCAGAACTTCGGGCAGTGCTGGAGGTGAATTCTTTGAATTGGTAGGGGTCCTAGTGGTTGGACCTGCACTGATCAGCAAGTAATCCTCTATCTGGTAAATAGTGGATAACTtgatgagatgggaatacccctttaaactaaaGATGAGCACCTAATCCTTTCATcggatttaactttttttttttttaaagcataatTAAATCATCCTGTCCACATATCCTATAAAAGGAAGAAGTCTGGTCCTCTTTATATAAGCTAGTGAGGACAGTTGCAGAGAGTTGCTTCTTCTGTGGAAGACTTGGCACAGCCATCTATTACATGGTCACTCATCAGTTTAAATGGGTGCCAAGTCATACGGCTTTTCCTGTGGAGCGATCTCTGTAAGGGAAGTGTGCAAATGTTCCTAATAGTCGATCACTGGGgattgcagatctgcagcggttAAACAGGTATGCTTGGAGATtagacattttttaaagttttcacccatccactggaactAACACTGATGCAAAGAACAAAGGCCCCATTCCCCCTAGTTGTAGACTCGCTGTACCCCctgaaggagattgaatggagccaccccgttcattttcaatgggactgctggaaatagccgagtacaaAGCACTCTATCATTTCCATTAGAAATGAAAGGAGTATGCACAGctagcgctccattcaatctgacatgACTGCAGGTTGGAAAAGCCACCCGAAAGTGAAGAGCAATGAGGAAATGGGACCCTCGTTCTCAGGATGCATTGATTGCCTGGGTGGGCACATTGTGAAAGGGGGTGATCCAGCTGGCACAAGttctttaacccgtttaggaccaggcactgtaattTACGGcatctggtcccgggcttaaagcccagccgtatgtaaaattacagcagggaTTTAAGCCTCATGCTCTGCAATCAGGGCAGatcggaaaaaaaagtcagtgaaaaagatattaaaaaaaatagccccatatgtcacgaaaaaaaaacaaaacaattttggtagctgaaggaagaaaaaatagggcagtgaaatccctaaaaagtgtctggtccttaaggtacaagacagcctggtccttaaggggttaaacatcctgAAGACGTTTCAACTGAATTTATCACTTCTAATACCTACAATGTATTGCCCATGTCTACCAAACTGATGGATCAGGACTGTAGAAGGTAATACACACCTAATGGACATTGAAATTAGAAGCCGGGATCCCATGAGATTTTCTGAGGTACTGTGTTTTCTTCAAAGCATATTATTTCATCTCCAGCTTGAATCTCCACATCTTGATCCAGACTCAGGCCACACTCCACCCCTGTTTTTACTGTAGGCACATCATTCTTGTGGTGCTTCAGAGACGTTAATGATCCTGTAGAGGGAAAGGATTTCATATTTCGGAGGCCATTATCCAGAAACTGaacaaatgaaaaacagaaaCTGCACATCTCACCTTCCCACAGAACATTGTTGTTACGGATTAACCTAAACTTCATTTTCTTATCTAGAAAGCCCTTCTGCACCCGGCAGCCCGCCACCTGCAGAGTCTTCTTTCCTTCGGTGACATCAAATAAAGCCAGAACAGAAGCCGTACCTGCAAGGATAAGAAATAGTTTATGTTGTTAAcgaattgtgattgttctcagcaggtcaaaccaagtgatcttgtagatatgataccctttaataCGTGATGCtttagcgagcttccgaaccaacgcaggattcttcttcagactgtgagaaggtgaccggcaaagtgctggagggcagatatatctcgcctaggatgctctcctatgaggctttggggagtgcttgggcagatacgtgccaccgagcagcctgggctcggtggaggaagccggcagtatagtgttagtagcattaagccactaacacgttgtagtatgtaagtggctccaagccacataatccgggccggcttttcctggagtgaccaaagtgaagggtgggatggacactcccacgtaccaggtggggctggtaccaggccatataaagcctgggcctacagggcctaagaggaagctgagacctctgcagttCTGAGAGtcatggctggctgtgtgcaggagccatttgtttaccagtacgtagtcagggacgctacatgtatagtaagtgctcagacgagcaggatttatgttatatttgcctgatgttaaggcctgtattttgcttttgtttgcttggaaataaacccaggcaaagcctggactaaagactttaccgcaagtgtcactgtctctgactgcttatgcccaggttgctaccgatcctaaacgctaatccctcacaagacataatgaaatagatcccgaagaggcatgtatatttatacacacctacttatgacaaggcacagacatggatgtgattaatttgcacttaaaggaatactacaacagaaatacaaacttcAAATAGTCACTGATAATGGAGTgacggttttatggtccctgaattactgttggggattTAATCTTCGGatttattccatttaagcctgaagaaccaCCCTGCATTGGTTCAGAAGCTTACattataatgtatttttgttagccattaaaataatatcatatgtacaagattacttgatttctcttcctgggaacaatcacattttgctctactggttaacacggtaccaaactttttttcatgtTACCAATGTGTATCAAGCACCATCATAATCAGTACCATAAGCTGAAAACAAATTCTATTGTTAAATGCCATATAATCTATTTAAGTGTACCTGTACTTCCAGCTGACTTTTCAGAAAAAGCTGTCAtgcgtgtgtacatgaggaataacactatttctggccattatatgacattTATTACTAGTTCTCCCCTCTACAGGCTCCATCACTAATtttcagtcttccctgagctgatgggtgtagactagctgctatgataaaTCCTATACATAGCACACATTCTGTAGTAGAGCCAGTGCcctagaccaaaaaaaaaaaattaatatatatatatatatatatatatatatatatatatatatatatatatattgcctccAAGGCAGCAATTCCAAAGCTGAAACATTTTGAAGCCAAATTAAATTTTTAGTCGCCAACTTTAGAAACATACAGCAGCAATCAAAATTACTACTTGGCAAATTTACCTAATTtgcaataatttaaaaaactttcagttgtttgcaaaataccaatcaaacaagaacaacttAGAAGAGTTCTACATTCTTACACTGAAGCGCTCGTGCTCTATCAGCTGAAATGGCCCCGTACTGCGGTAttattgttttttgcaaacagctgtaaATTTGGCAACTAAACCTAATTTGCAGCGGGGTTTGAATAATTTTGACTGCAAATGTATATAATTaagtgtggttcacctatgaggcGCAGGGCAGCCTGGTGGAATGAAACAGGGCATTATTAATAGGTggtgagcctgcatggtgcactacacatactaTGTGGCCCGATATTTTTCATATGCTTTATCTATGTACcagtatagtactaagcagccgcccccatCAGTATAATGGAGGGGTGCGAGTGGTTGAAAGGTTGAAGGTAATTTCCCTCAGGGTGGTTTTCTGAGGCTGTGCCACATTATAGGGACTTCCAATCCCTTATTTGAGTCCAGCAATTGCTCGGATCTCTTCCGGTCACTGCGACCACACGTCGAACTTTGGTGGCGTGGTGCCTGCTTCCACTTCTGTTGCCCGCACTACTTTGATTGCCTCCCCTATCAGTTTGGGGTGGGATTTTCGCTATTAGAGATCGATCCCATCCCCAATTTAACGCCCCTCTCATCCTGGGTGCCATTTTCTACAGCTCTTCTGCTCCTGGACCCGGGTAAGATCTGCCCTGGGCAGCTCCTTGCCACCATAGCCTACTGTAGATCTCAGCCTTTACATTGTGCACACGTTGCAGCGAGgtaattttttccctgcacacACAGCTACAATGTTGGAAAACCAAGTCATCAGAGCCCAACCTGAAGAGGTGTTGGCACCCAGTGTATCAGCGTGACTCTTTTCTTTAGTCAGTGTGCACGCACTTCTCTCCATGGGACTGTGCATGCACTGAATGAAGAAGAGTCAGACATAGTGCAGAATTCCTGGGAACGGGGAGCCTGGTAAGCATGGAAAGTACACCCCTGACCTCTCGGCCCCTGTTCTATAAGCCCCATAACTtacgtttatggtgcttatagcatGTGACGGGGTCTTTTTAAATGTGCTAGGTGTGCAAAGAATGAATGTACTGGATCCCCAAGAGGGAGAGATCTGTTGCAACTCTCGGCTATGCATGAaggtttttaagttttttttctcttctcctaaTCAAAGCCAACAATAGATACTAGAAAAGAAGGAAAAGGCAAAGCTTTAAAAACTTGTAacacattgtactgcatacctttCACAGTCTCTTCGGTTAATTCTGGTATTCTACCACTGAGTTCTTCTTTCAAATCATCAAAGAGTTGGTAGATGACCTTGTGAAGTTTGATTGGGACTTCACCCTTGGTAGCAATGTCTTGAATGGATTTGCTAGCATTAACATTGAATCCGTATATGGAAGCTGTGTACAAAGAGCAAATAGTAAAGTCAGAAGCATGTTTTGATCACTCACACAAAAACAACCAGATCATTAGTTCTAGTCTTTGTCTGCTTTTTTTCTTAGCCGTACCTCTTTATTACATAGCTACAGTAACTGTCTACAGCTATGCTGCATTGTCTAAAAGTCTGAAATCTAGCTCTGCTTCACTCATAGTCTCAGGCTTCTCCTCcatctttaaagcaaccctccaggtcAGTTACAAAATTCTGAGACTGGAccggagggggtatattacctgcacttgatTTTCACTTCCATCCCTCGGTTGCGCTGAATCCGCTCACGTTTTCGGGTGGCCATTTTTCTAACTAGACTGctttttgattgaccagtgctgatcatgtgagcagcactagccaatcatagagcaggtaGAGAGCGTTGGAATTCTTACATTACCAAAGCACTAGGAATCATGTAGTCTAAAGATGGCGGCGGGCATCTTGTCAGCCTGCAAACAAGACTGGAAACAGCGAAACAGGAACGGAGATGATCAAGTGCAGGtactatagaatcatagaatggtagtgttagacagaacctccagggtcatggggccaaccccctgctcaatgcagcattcactaaatcgtcccagacagatgtctgtccagcctttgtttgaacacttccaatgaagcagaactcaccacctcccgtggcaacctgttccactcattgatcatcctcactgtctaatatctaatctgtgttgcctccctttcagtttcatcccattgcttctagtctttccttgtgcaaatgagaatagggctgatcactcTGCACCGTGGCAGCCCACTTCCACCCTCGGGTCCTGGGACAAAATTTAGCCCCAAAACCAGAGGATCActttaaagctgtgttcacaccacggctatatgtTGAGTGTATTCCCTAACGTATGCCACTATATAGCCATACAGTGGCATACAGTGGCTATTAGCCACAATgtttcaggtaaaaaaaaaaaaagaagtaaaataatTGTAGTCTGCTGGGCTCTTCTATATAGGTAAAAAAGGTGGTCAGCACATATAAAAAAAGGCACTCTAGGCCTATAATAGTCATATGCATGATGTAAACATAGCATAACACTGCAGATCTGCCTCTTCAGACTCTTATGTGTATAAAGTACAGAGCACCAGGACACCAGGGCATAGGATAGGTATGGATATCATTTGTTCTACCGTTTCATTTTTCGGGCCCCATACTTACTACTGCAAAAAAAGTTAGCCACTTGAGATGGCAAGAAAATCCAAGTAAAACAAAGGGTGAAATAAGCAGAATAGGTTTAAACTAAGTTTCCTTACCGTTAAATGTTTTTGCAAGAGCAACATCACCCTCACTGATGTCCCCAACTCCAAAATGGACCAAATCCAGTTCACAGGTGTCATCTGCATCATATGTGTCCAATACATCAAGAATAGCTTCAACTGACCCATCAACATCACCTGAGCAGAAGAGAAAAAGTTCCAAAACCTCCAAGGCACAGTCATAGATTTGCATGAACTGGTAACATAGGTTTTGTGACCCTGTCAGGTGGGGCCCCCGTATGGGTCCTGGCGGCGAGTCTTTCCCGTATTCCACCCTTCCTCATTCTCCATAATTCCTCTTTCCctttccgcacctcctcctctcccctctactCCTCCCTTCCTCGACTCCCTGCCAGTGAGACACGCATGGACTGCCTCATACTCTGACCATGGGGTCTATGGTGCAGTTCCCCATTCAGGTTCTACCCTCCCAGATTACTTTCATCCTCCATTTCAATGTTCCAGAGACACTCTCATTAACAAGCACATCCCTTGGGCTGAAACCCTCTATTCAAAGATTTCCGCTATGGGGGAATTGGCCCTTCTTGTTAAATATTATCAGCTGTACTATTAGTCATGTATTAGTCATGCTTTTGACTGTTTCACTACGTTACAAAAGATGTCGTGATTtacttttcaataaaacgagtttaaataaaaataaaataatctgcAAATGCACCAGTCCTGGCTACTCACCCCCTTACACATCCCATCCCCACTCCAGGACACATTCTCCGGTGGCTGTCCACACTGGTCGTGCATGACCATTAGTGCCTGCCTTTACTTCTATGTAATCTCTGAGCGGTGTTTCTGCTTTCTCTGTCCCCCGCACTCAGTAAGCACAACTCAGTTTCCTATTCCAGGACAAAAAGTTAACCCTTTCATATGCACAAGTACAGTTGTATGGGTCTTATCAAGGCTGTGAGACATAAAGGGCTATagctctgccctctggttgtttacagcTTATTAAAAGGTAAACAGACCACCCCTTCTATGGAAAGACTAGCTGACATACCGGACTTCGCCCAAgtaaatttgatacaggtgtttacgtgttgtttgcacggaaaaggttatgaagtcaaggttactttagagtaaccgagaaataaaatatgtatacaaataaaggagcgttagattctcctcaggctgcatgcacTGATGTCCCTCTTAAAAACGTGCCACCTCTCCCACTCtgctcatttaggacctaaagaatgcttgcgccaaatttcacgcttgtacgataccaggaggttacattacataggggtgcacttactttgaataatctagttgtgacccctttacttttcctattcaggacctaaagaatgctcctgccaaatttaatgtttgtatgacacgggaagttagagaattagtggcgagtcagtcagtcagtaagggcttttttttaaccttataTACTTATCTATGTAGATATCGCtctgatggatggatggatggagtgcaATGGTAGCTGGTGGCCGGGCCGAAAGCTAGTATGCATGCCCTCCTGAGATCTTGGCcatcagatttagatgaaagaagtgcaCAAGCGCTTACCTCCTCTATGGTCAGTTTCCCGGGCAACAAGCAGtgaacaaccagagggcagaggaatcaatatctgcaatatctggagaatggagcattcaTAACAATGAAGAAGCCGGTTCTAGGCTGTGTAACGCTTAGGAATGTTTTGGGCAGTGGCGACCACTATAGCCAGctatatgatgtcacaatttagccCTCAGTCCCCTTTCACACCGCCGCTTCCGGCTGGAGCAGCGCAAGCTTTTGCGAGCTAGGGACAGTGTGCATTCTCTTCAGTTTTACATTCAGCGGGCAGCGATAACCACCCCAAACGAAGTTTGTGAGAAGTAGTttacaccagacttctcttcagcGGATGCAAAAACAGGACAACACCACTATACAGGACTTCTTTGGAAGGGATCTCCCTGCTGACTGACAGGTTCCCTGGTATTTATGGTGAGTGTCTTCAGTCCACCAGTTGCTGGTTTGTACATATACGGTTTTGTTTTACATATAAAATTGGGATGTTTCGGTATTACTAGTTGAGGTGTTGCTTTTTACCTCTTATTAATCCTCATTTGTTCTTCTGTGCGCTGTTCTGTCACTGaagtaaatgatgagagttgtggtgtgattagatgaacggtcttgtcacctgagaccctaaaactggttcccccatggcctataaaagtcTCCActagtgtgtagtgacctcttttggagacaatggaagctgtccgatctgcggtcCGTCTCCAACTGACATTGTGGACGGGCTGCCGATTTTGGCACTTCTGTACACATCtgctgtacagaaaaaagaagatagGCACAGGTATGCAGGATCGCtggcagggtctgattccactatgggtttcgcatgcggaatccgacccacccgtggacatgaggcctaagtctggcATTTCATACACAAGTCTTGAGCAAAAGTTTGTTAGAGTAAATTGCGCCAAAATGACAAACCCTTCTCAAATTTAGAGCATCTTGGACTGCCCTAAAGACTAGAAAGGAGTTCTACACCTGCTGTGATCAGTCCTAGATCTGCTCTAAACTTTGGGCCATTTTACATCTTTACTAATACTAATTAAGTCATAAAGGTGCAGCCCTTGTGCCTTCCAGGTTTTTTTCACCACATTACAAAGTGACCTGAAAAGCTGTTAATTTTAGTGTAAACCTAGCGTgtggagatgagcgaatatactcgtttcaagtaattactcgatcgagcaccgtgattttcgagtacttacgtactcgggtgaaaagatccggggggcgggggaggcgtggcggagcggggggtagcagcggggaacaggggggagccctctctctctccctctccccctcaatcccagctgcaaccccccactcacccacggcgccccccaaatcttttcgcccaagtacagaagtactcgaaaatcgcggcgctcgggcgaaaaaggggcgtggccgagtaggttcgctcatctctactagcgtgcaccaaaatcagcactttttcagtttttttttttttaaatacatcagAAAGCTGGTACAAATATGGCTTGATGAAATCCTACGATTCCAGATTGTTTGCCGCACTTTATTCAAATTAAATACTAAACTATTAGAGGGAATCGGTCAGCTTGAATATGCAGCCTTCCTTTTTCCCCAatttccctacaaatttttttacaaaagttatgcaatacattatatacacccaaaaatgatggcatcaaaaagtacaagttgtcccgcaataaacaagccctcatatggccgtgtcagtggggaaatgaaaaagttatggctcttggaacacgacCGCAAAATTCGTTGAAATTAAataattagaccatttaaaaaacctgccctggtgggtctgacagggtggtaggaaacccgccactcaaggggttaaagtgagtCCATCAGCTTGAACATGCAGCCTGAGCTGCATGtatgatgttatagagccggaggagccgagcaaattgatatatagttttatggggaaagcttCAGTAgaactttattcatttatatctctgcacattttgggtccagtgggcggtcctaacaGTGATTAAAAACTAGCTTTGTATGTATgttcagtcatacacagatagctgtcaatcactgatagctccgcccattagaCTGTTCATCTCAGAATGTGCAGGGATATAAATGTAGAAAAGTCCTACCGAAGGTTTCCCCATATAACTATGTATCAatctgctctgctcctcctgctctataacatcatgcctgcagctcAGGCTGCATGTTCAAGCTGATGGactcactttaaccccttgagtggcaggtttcctacccccctgtcagacccaccagggcaggttttt
Above is a window of Eleutherodactylus coqui strain aEleCoq1 chromosome 3, aEleCoq1.hap1, whole genome shotgun sequence DNA encoding:
- the LOC136620133 gene encoding translation initiation factor IF-2, mitochondrial-like; its protein translation is MGEPVLGSQILQILIPLPSGCSLLVARETDHRGGDVDGSVEAILDVLDTYDADDTCELDLVHFGVGDISEGDVALAKTFNASIYGFNVNASKSIQDIATKGEVPIKLHKVIYQLFDDLKEELSGRIPELTEETVKGTASVLALFDVTEGKKTLQVAGCRVQKGFLDKKMKFRLIRNNNVLWEGSLTSLKHHKNDVPTVKTGVECGLSLDQDVEIQAGDEIICFEENTVPQKISWDPGF